In Bradyrhizobium sp. 1(2017), one DNA window encodes the following:
- a CDS encoding amidase produces MAESQWSFKSAVELSAALSTRQVSAVELTQHAIDRIERHDGKINAVCVRDFDRALGAAREADAALARGERKPLLGLPVTIKESFNVAGLPTTWGLVPQKDFKPVEDALPVARIKQAGGVILGKTNVPLGLGDWQSYNDIYGTTNNPYDLGRTPGGSSGGSSAALAAGYCALATGSDIGGSLRVPAFHCGIFAHKPTINLCAARGETPPPFPAIPREGDLAVIGPMARTAADLSLLLDVMAGPDPLEGGVAYKLDLPVARHQSLRDFRVLVIDSHPLLPTDRDVRAAIDKLATDLSKAGVAVARESTLLPDFAETSRLYMRMLLGFLSAFFLPDELADCQARASQLSPDDRSLGAERLRGTIASHRAWVLDAGTRAGLRAQWRALFKSFDAVICPIMPTPAYPHDHLPEQRLRTIGIDGKDYPYSDQLAWPGVATLPGLPATAVPLGLSKDGLPVGVQIVGPFLEDRTPLRLAELIEREFGGFLPPPLFND; encoded by the coding sequence GTGGCCGAGTCGCAATGGAGTTTCAAGAGCGCCGTCGAGCTGTCGGCCGCGTTGAGCACAAGGCAGGTCTCCGCGGTCGAGCTCACCCAGCATGCGATCGACCGCATCGAACGGCACGACGGCAAGATCAACGCGGTCTGCGTGCGCGATTTCGATCGCGCGCTCGGTGCAGCGCGCGAGGCCGACGCCGCATTGGCGCGCGGCGAGCGCAAGCCGCTGCTCGGCCTGCCCGTGACGATCAAGGAATCCTTCAATGTCGCCGGCCTGCCGACGACCTGGGGATTGGTCCCGCAAAAGGACTTCAAGCCTGTCGAAGACGCGCTGCCGGTGGCGCGCATCAAGCAGGCCGGTGGCGTGATTCTCGGCAAGACCAACGTCCCGCTCGGCCTCGGCGACTGGCAAAGCTACAACGACATCTACGGCACCACGAACAACCCCTATGATCTCGGCCGCACACCGGGGGGATCGTCCGGAGGATCCTCGGCAGCCCTTGCGGCAGGCTATTGCGCGCTCGCCACCGGCTCGGACATCGGCGGCTCCCTGCGCGTGCCGGCATTTCATTGCGGCATCTTCGCTCACAAGCCGACCATCAATCTTTGCGCGGCGCGGGGCGAGACGCCGCCGCCGTTTCCGGCCATTCCGCGCGAGGGTGACCTTGCGGTCATCGGTCCGATGGCACGCACGGCAGCGGATCTGTCCCTGCTGCTCGACGTCATGGCTGGACCCGATCCGCTCGAGGGCGGCGTCGCCTACAAGCTCGATCTGCCTGTCGCGCGACATCAGTCGCTACGGGATTTTCGTGTCCTGGTGATCGACAGCCATCCGCTGCTGCCGACCGACCGGGACGTGCGCGCCGCGATCGACAAGCTCGCAACCGATCTCTCGAAGGCGGGCGTCGCGGTCGCGCGCGAGAGCACGTTGCTCCCGGACTTCGCGGAGACGTCGCGGCTCTATATGCGCATGCTGCTGGGCTTCCTGAGCGCGTTCTTCCTGCCCGACGAGCTGGCGGATTGCCAGGCTCGCGCGAGCCAGTTGTCGCCGGACGACCGGAGCCTCGGCGCGGAGCGACTGCGCGGCACGATAGCGAGCCACCGCGCCTGGGTGCTCGACGCCGGCACACGCGCCGGCCTGCGCGCACAATGGCGCGCGCTGTTCAAGAGCTTCGACGCGGTGATCTGTCCGATCATGCCGACGCCGGCCTATCCGCATGATCATTTGCCGGAGCAGCGGCTGCGAACGATCGGCATCGACGGCAAGGACTACCCCTATTCCGACCAGCTCGCCTGGCCGGGCGTCGCGACGCTTCCCGGCCTGCCGGCAACGGCTGTTCCGCTCGGCCTGTCGAAGGACGGCCTGCCGGTCGGCGTGCAGATCGTCGGGCCATTTCTCGAGGACAGGACGCCGCTCAGGCTCGCCGAGCTGATCGAGCGCGAGTTCGGCGGGTTCCTGCCGCCGCCTCTGTTCAATGACTAG
- a CDS encoding nuclear transport factor 2 family protein, with product MSHDLEQLTALNHDYVASVQTCDVKRFDQILAPEFYCSNPDKTLVDRAAFLAQTARPIAIRNLHAHDVIIRIMGDFAIIHAATSYTTADGQQATGRYTDCWAKKNGKWLAVSAHVSR from the coding sequence ATGAGCCATGACCTCGAACAGCTCACCGCGCTCAACCACGATTATGTCGCTTCCGTGCAGACCTGCGACGTCAAGCGCTTCGACCAGATCCTGGCGCCGGAGTTCTACTGCTCCAACCCCGACAAGACGCTGGTCGACCGCGCCGCCTTCCTGGCGCAGACGGCGCGGCCGATCGCGATCCGCAATTTGCACGCGCACGACGTCATCATCCGCATCATGGGCGACTTCGCCATCATCCACGCGGCGACGAGCTATACAACGGCAGACGGTCAGCAGGCCACGGGGCGCTATACCGATTGCTGGGCGAAGAAGAACGGCAAGTGGCTGGCCGTGTCGGCGCATGTGTCGCGGTGA
- a CDS encoding Zn-dependent alcohol dehydrogenase, which produces MKAAVLYEVNQPLIIEDVSLPKPGPREVLIRTAVAGLCHSDLHFMEGLYPHPLPAVLGHESAGVVEQVGSDVTYVKPGDHVVTCLSVFCGTCDNCTTGRTVLCTDTTVKMLPGASNRMQWSKPEKLHQFLNLSSFAEQMLVHENAIVKIRKEMPLDLAALIGCGVITGYGAVVNTAKVTAGETVAVIGCGGVGMAAINGAQIAGAGRIIAIDTNPAKLQLATKLGATDIINPTEGDVVKQVRDLTNGGVHHSFEVLGRKETAEQAFGMLASGGTATIVGMIPFGQKIELHGFDFLRERKIQGSSMGSNHFRVDMPRLVDFYLRGRLHLEDWISAKLKLSEINEGFANMKAGKTLRSVIVFDS; this is translated from the coding sequence ATGAAGGCCGCCGTCCTCTATGAAGTCAATCAGCCGCTCATCATCGAGGATGTCAGCCTGCCGAAGCCGGGCCCGCGCGAGGTCCTGATCCGCACCGCGGTCGCCGGCCTCTGCCACTCCGATCTGCATTTCATGGAAGGTCTCTATCCGCATCCGCTGCCTGCGGTGCTCGGTCACGAATCGGCTGGCGTTGTCGAGCAGGTCGGCTCCGACGTCACTTACGTGAAGCCGGGCGATCACGTCGTCACCTGCCTCTCGGTCTTCTGCGGCACCTGCGACAACTGCACCACCGGACGCACCGTGCTCTGCACGGACACGACCGTCAAAATGCTGCCGGGCGCCTCGAACCGGATGCAATGGTCGAAGCCGGAGAAGCTGCATCAGTTCCTCAACCTCTCGTCCTTCGCCGAGCAGATGCTGGTGCACGAGAACGCCATCGTGAAGATCCGGAAAGAAATGCCGCTCGATCTCGCCGCGCTGATCGGTTGCGGTGTCATTACCGGCTACGGCGCGGTGGTGAACACGGCGAAGGTGACGGCCGGCGAGACCGTGGCGGTGATCGGCTGCGGGGGCGTCGGCATGGCCGCGATCAACGGGGCACAGATCGCCGGCGCCGGCCGCATCATCGCCATCGACACCAATCCGGCCAAGCTCCAGCTGGCGACCAAGCTGGGGGCGACCGACATCATCAATCCCACCGAAGGTGACGTCGTCAAGCAGGTGCGCGACCTCACCAATGGCGGCGTGCATCACTCCTTCGAGGTGCTCGGCCGCAAGGAGACGGCGGAGCAGGCCTTCGGCATGCTCGCGTCGGGCGGCACGGCCACCATCGTGGGCATGATCCCGTTCGGTCAGAAGATCGAACTGCACGGCTTCGACTTCCTGCGCGAGCGCAAGATCCAGGGCTCCTCGATGGGCTCCAACCATTTCCGCGTGGACATGCCGCGCCTCGTCGACTTCTACCTGCGCGGCCGGCTGCACCTGGAGGACTGGATCTCGGCCAAGCTGAAGCTGAGCGAGATCAACGAGGGCTTTGCCAACATGAAGGCCGGCAAGACGCTGCGCAGCGTGATTGTGTTCGATAGTTGA
- a CDS encoding acyl-CoA dehydrogenase family protein, translated as MHKPVPAQPENIAAEPSGLLAPDTSGMNFYRADPALTDLLRIHLPDTLFRHIEPHLDRLGELAGGVLDECARLADRHTPILHQRDKFGRDVQSIEYHPAYRELEKAAFGEFGIHALSIRKGIMGWPDKYPVVAKHAFTFLFNQTEFGMGCPINVTDGCAKLLANFGSEALKARYLDGLTQTDMSKLTQGGQFMTEKEGGSDVGTLTTRAVQEGDHWRLYGEKWFCSNADAKVVMLLARPEGAGPGTRGVGLFLMPRFLDDGAQNHYRIVRLKDKLGTRSMASGEIKLEGAIAYAVGKLDRGFVQMAEMVNSSRLSNGVKSTALMRRAYHDAMTVAKNRVVFGQRIIDLPLGRRQMLKIMLPVEQALSMSFLTADALDRAEAGSQDAAALLRILTPTLKFRATRDARKVCGDALEMRGGIGYIEEFATARLLRDAHLGSVWEGTGNIVAIDALRRAVGRHGAESALAADLHARLDDSASVPQAWRDNLRGLVERAVGFARAVASKADNEAEARRATSLLYHVASAVALAWEGHRIHEMRGDARRLLLSRLVIDHRVLPGDPFRLTENAVEAKIAALLLGDSSASMSEVGELVLAA; from the coding sequence ATGCACAAGCCGGTCCCAGCGCAGCCAGAAAACATCGCGGCCGAGCCGTCCGGCCTGCTGGCGCCCGACACCTCGGGCATGAATTTCTACCGCGCCGATCCGGCGCTGACGGACCTGTTGCGCATCCATCTGCCGGACACGCTGTTCCGTCACATCGAGCCGCATCTCGACCGCCTCGGCGAACTCGCGGGCGGCGTGCTCGACGAATGCGCGCGGCTGGCCGACCGACACACGCCCATTCTGCACCAGCGCGACAAGTTCGGCCGCGACGTGCAGTCGATCGAATACCATCCGGCCTATCGTGAGCTGGAGAAGGCCGCATTCGGCGAGTTCGGCATCCACGCGCTCTCGATCCGCAAGGGCATCATGGGCTGGCCGGACAAATATCCCGTGGTGGCCAAGCACGCCTTCACCTTCCTGTTCAACCAGACCGAATTCGGCATGGGCTGCCCGATCAACGTCACCGACGGTTGCGCCAAGCTGCTGGCGAATTTCGGCAGCGAGGCGCTGAAGGCCAGATATCTCGATGGCCTCACCCAGACCGACATGAGCAAGCTGACCCAGGGCGGCCAGTTCATGACCGAGAAGGAAGGCGGCTCCGACGTCGGCACGCTGACCACGCGCGCGGTCCAGGAGGGCGACCATTGGCGCCTCTATGGCGAGAAATGGTTCTGCTCGAATGCCGATGCCAAGGTCGTGATGCTGCTTGCGCGCCCTGAAGGTGCCGGCCCCGGCACGCGCGGCGTCGGCCTGTTCCTGATGCCGCGCTTCCTCGACGATGGTGCTCAGAACCATTACCGGATCGTGCGTCTCAAGGACAAGCTCGGCACGCGCTCGATGGCGTCGGGCGAGATCAAGCTCGAAGGCGCGATCGCCTATGCGGTCGGCAAGCTCGACCGTGGCTTCGTGCAGATGGCCGAGATGGTGAACTCGTCGCGACTCTCCAACGGCGTCAAGTCCACCGCGCTGATGCGCCGGGCCTATCACGACGCGATGACGGTGGCGAAGAACCGTGTGGTGTTCGGCCAGCGCATCATCGATCTGCCCCTTGGGCGGCGGCAGATGCTGAAGATCATGCTGCCGGTCGAGCAGGCGCTGTCGATGAGCTTTCTCACCGCCGATGCGCTCGACCGCGCCGAAGCCGGCAGCCAGGATGCGGCGGCGCTGTTGCGTATCCTCACCCCGACGCTGAAATTCCGCGCCACGCGCGATGCGCGAAAGGTCTGCGGCGATGCGCTCGAGATGCGCGGCGGCATCGGCTATATCGAGGAGTTTGCCACCGCCCGTCTGCTGCGCGATGCCCATCTCGGCTCGGTCTGGGAAGGCACCGGCAACATCGTGGCGATCGACGCGCTCAGGCGCGCGGTCGGCCGTCACGGCGCCGAGTCCGCGCTCGCGGCCGATCTGCATGCCCGGCTCGACGACAGCGCCTCCGTGCCGCAGGCCTGGCGCGACAATCTGCGCGGCCTCGTCGAGCGTGCCGTCGGCTTCGCGCGCGCGGTCGCGTCCAAGGCCGACAACGAGGCGGAGGCGCGGCGCGCCACCAGCCTGCTTTATCACGTCGCGAGCGCGGTGGCGCTCGCCTGGGAAGGCCACCGCATCCACGAGATGCGCGGCGATGCGCGCCGGCTGCTGCTGTCGCGTCTCGTCATCGACCATCGCGTCCTGCCGGGCGACCCGTTCCGGCTGACGGAAAATGCCGTGGAGGCGAAGATCGCCGCGCTGTTGCTCGGCGATAGCTCAGCCAGCATGAGCGAGGTTGGCGAACTGGTTCTGGCAGCGTAG
- a CDS encoding SDR family oxidoreductase — translation MELPRYKIALIVGAGEGLSASLARLLAAQNIRVALAARKIEKLGALCTATGAKAYACNATEPEEVERLFGLVEREIGTPDLVVYNASGRTRGPIVDLVPADVAQAIAVSAYGGFLVAQQAAKRMLPNKHGAILFTGASASVKGYAQSASFAMGKFALRGLAQSMARELSPQGIHVAHFVIDGGIRSAARTEPADKPDSMLDPDAIAQSYWNVLQQPRSAWSWELELRPWVENF, via the coding sequence ATGGAACTCCCAAGATACAAGATCGCGCTCATCGTCGGCGCCGGCGAAGGATTGAGCGCATCGCTGGCGCGGCTGTTGGCCGCCCAGAACATTCGCGTCGCCCTTGCCGCGCGAAAGATCGAGAAGCTCGGCGCACTCTGCACCGCGACCGGCGCCAAAGCCTATGCCTGCAACGCAACGGAGCCCGAGGAGGTCGAGCGGCTGTTCGGCCTCGTCGAGCGCGAGATCGGCACGCCCGACCTCGTCGTCTACAATGCCAGCGGCCGTACGCGCGGGCCGATCGTCGATCTCGTCCCGGCCGATGTGGCGCAGGCGATCGCGGTCAGCGCCTATGGCGGCTTCCTGGTGGCGCAGCAGGCGGCCAAGCGCATGCTGCCGAACAAGCACGGCGCGATCCTGTTCACCGGCGCCTCCGCCAGCGTCAAGGGCTACGCACAATCGGCCTCGTTTGCGATGGGCAAGTTCGCGCTGCGGGGTCTGGCGCAGAGCATGGCGCGCGAATTGTCGCCGCAGGGCATCCATGTCGCGCATTTCGTCATCGACGGCGGCATTCGCAGTGCCGCCCGGACCGAACCTGCGGACAAGCCGGATTCGATGCTCGATCCCGATGCGATCGCACAAAGCTATTGGAACGTGTTGCAGCAGCCGCGCAGCGCCTGGAGCTGGGAGCTGGAGCTGCGGCCCTGGGTGGAGAATTTCTGA
- a CDS encoding enoyl-CoA hydratase → MTTETTVDTGTSELLCVIRDRVAIITLNRPEARNSLSDALTPALRTMIRSCGENPDVGVLLLTGAGEAFCAGGNVKGMGAHRDKAKLEMPLADRIADLQERQRLLTGALVSVRKPTIAALPGPAVGAGLAIAMACDIRIAAQSAFVATGYARIALSGDYGIAWLLTRLVGTARARELMFTGDRIDATRAEAIGLVNRVVADDRLQTEAFALAKSLAEGPRLALRYMKDNLDEAVLFDFETARDHEAERLIRLTTTADHKEAVQAFIEKRKAVFTGK, encoded by the coding sequence ATGACCACCGAAACCACCGTCGACACCGGCACAAGCGAACTCCTCTGCGTGATCCGCGACCGCGTCGCGATCATCACGCTGAACCGGCCGGAGGCGCGCAATTCGCTCTCGGATGCGCTGACGCCGGCGCTGCGCACGATGATCCGGAGCTGCGGCGAGAACCCTGATGTCGGCGTGCTATTGCTCACCGGCGCGGGCGAAGCCTTCTGCGCCGGCGGCAACGTCAAGGGCATGGGCGCGCATCGCGACAAGGCGAAGCTCGAAATGCCGCTGGCAGATCGCATTGCCGATCTCCAGGAGCGGCAGCGACTGCTGACCGGCGCGCTGGTGTCGGTGCGCAAGCCGACCATCGCCGCCCTGCCCGGCCCTGCGGTCGGCGCCGGCCTCGCCATCGCCATGGCCTGCGACATCCGCATCGCCGCACAATCGGCCTTCGTCGCCACCGGCTATGCCCGCATCGCGCTCAGCGGCGATTACGGCATTGCCTGGCTGCTCACCCGGCTCGTCGGCACCGCGCGGGCGCGCGAATTGATGTTCACCGGCGACCGCATCGATGCCACGCGGGCTGAGGCGATCGGCCTCGTCAACCGGGTGGTGGCGGACGACAGGCTGCAAACTGAAGCCTTTGCGCTGGCCAAATCGCTCGCCGAAGGCCCGCGCCTCGCGCTGCGCTACATGAAGGACAATCTCGACGAGGCCGTGCTGTTCGACTTCGAGACGGCGCGCGACCACGAGGCCGAACGGCTGATCCGCCTCACCACCACCGCCGATCACAAGGAGGCGGTGCAGGCCTTCATCGAGAAGCGCAAGGCGGTGTTCACGGGGAAGTAG
- a CDS encoding GNAT family N-acetyltransferase, translating to MSTLRLEDLAQYSDKLSTRQGEPVTVRFVAPRDTDELQHYFRSLSTRSRYNRFFGAISELPKGLLRDFLEVGERERFTVVATMMVDGFETIVAEMRYALHAETATVEFGLSVDDRWNGHGIATALMKNLECRAAALGAEHIFGDTLRSNETMISLARKSGFAFVNHPDDWKLVRFDKEITVAPKDIPCASWRLAALSRQADSPSASA from the coding sequence ATGAGCACGCTTCGCCTCGAAGACCTCGCGCAATATTCGGACAAGCTGAGCACCCGGCAGGGTGAGCCCGTCACCGTCCGCTTCGTCGCGCCGCGCGACACCGACGAGCTCCAGCACTATTTCCGCTCGCTCTCGACCCGCTCCCGCTACAACCGCTTCTTCGGCGCGATCAGCGAGCTGCCAAAGGGACTGCTGCGCGATTTCCTCGAGGTCGGTGAGCGCGAGCGCTTCACTGTCGTTGCGACCATGATGGTCGACGGCTTCGAGACCATCGTCGCCGAGATGCGCTATGCGCTCCATGCCGAGACCGCGACGGTCGAGTTTGGCCTGTCGGTCGACGACCGCTGGAACGGCCACGGCATCGCCACCGCGCTCATGAAGAACCTGGAATGTCGCGCCGCCGCGCTCGGCGCCGAGCACATCTTCGGCGACACGCTGCGCTCCAACGAGACCATGATCTCGCTTGCGCGCAAATCCGGCTTTGCTTTCGTCAATCATCCCGACGATTGGAAGCTGGTGCGCTTCGACAAGGAGATCACGGTCGCACCAAAGGACATTCCCTGTGCGAGCTGGCGTCTCGCCGCCCTTTCCCGTCAGGCCGATAGCCCCTCAGCCTCGGCCTGA
- a CDS encoding DUF1127 domain-containing protein — MSILTQNSMTNHHAPGLLHQIGDTLHVWHERYRNRRELANWTARDLQDVGLSWSDIAYEAEKPFWRA, encoded by the coding sequence ATGTCCATTTTGACCCAGAATTCGATGACAAATCATCATGCGCCCGGTCTCCTCCACCAGATCGGCGACACCCTCCATGTCTGGCATGAGCGCTACCGCAACAGGCGCGAGCTTGCCAACTGGACCGCCCGGGATCTCCAGGATGTCGGCCTGTCCTGGTCCGACATCGCGTATGAGGCCGAAAAACCCTTCTGGCGGGCCTGA
- a CDS encoding transcriptional regulator GcvA produces MTARLPSLNGLRAFEAAARHLSFTLAASELNVTQTAISHQIRRLEEELGIRLFVRQNRALALTPQARDYLPGVRAAFNDLRLATDRLLRKDDDRVLTVSTLASLAAKWLLPRLTDFQEQHPGIDVRITTSTSLVDFQRDDVDAAIRYGRGQWPGLRADWLMADELFPVCSPSLLGGDKPLCRPEDLRNHPLLHTSNANSDDWRLWLTAAGLPSDIARQPGITFDMIFMTIQAAIDGIGVAMGRTSYVQDDIAKGRLVVPFKIALPADAGFYLVSPEGRRESPKLVAFRDWMLAATQNKT; encoded by the coding sequence ATGACTGCCAGATTGCCCTCATTGAACGGATTGCGGGCGTTCGAGGCCGCCGCGCGCCATCTCAGCTTCACGCTGGCGGCGAGCGAATTGAACGTGACCCAGACGGCGATCAGCCATCAGATCCGACGGCTGGAGGAGGAGCTCGGCATCCGCCTGTTCGTCCGGCAGAACCGCGCCCTGGCTCTGACCCCGCAAGCGCGTGACTATCTCCCCGGCGTCCGCGCCGCCTTCAACGACCTGCGCCTTGCCACCGACCGGCTGCTGCGCAAAGACGACGACAGGGTGCTGACGGTCTCGACGCTGGCCTCGCTCGCTGCAAAATGGCTGTTGCCGCGGCTGACCGATTTCCAGGAGCAGCATCCCGGCATCGATGTCCGCATCACCACCTCGACCAGCCTGGTGGACTTCCAGCGCGACGACGTCGACGCCGCGATCCGCTACGGCCGCGGCCAATGGCCGGGCCTGCGCGCCGACTGGCTGATGGCGGACGAGCTGTTTCCGGTGTGCAGCCCATCGCTGCTGGGCGGGGACAAGCCGCTGTGCCGGCCGGAGGATCTGAGAAACCATCCGCTGCTGCACACCTCCAACGCCAACAGCGACGATTGGCGGCTATGGCTGACGGCAGCCGGCCTGCCCTCGGACATCGCCAGGCAGCCGGGCATCACCTTCGACATGATCTTCATGACCATCCAGGCCGCGATCGACGGTATCGGGGTGGCCATGGGGCGGACGTCGTACGTCCAGGACGACATCGCCAAGGGCCGGCTGGTGGTGCCCTTCAAGATCGCGCTGCCGGCGGATGCCGGCTTCTACCTGGTCTCGCCAGAGGGCCGCCGCGAGTCGCCAAAATTGGTCGCATTCCGGGACTGGATGCTCGCTGCAACGCAAAATAAAACCTGA
- a CDS encoding MFS transporter produces the protein MAGSAASTNPPAIKSRIGAILRATSGNFLEQFDFFLFGFYAAAIGKAFFPSTNETASLLNTFGVFWLGALMRPVGAIVLGAYIDRIGRRQGLIVTLGIMAFGTVVIAFCPSYATIGIAAPIIVLLGRLLQGFSAGVELGGVSVYLAEIATPGNRGFYTSFQSSSQQVAIFVASILGFILSEVMPADTVAAWGWRIPFFVGCLIIPLIFILRRTLEETPAFLAMRKHPTTREVFASALNNWRIVVLGMMIAILTTTTFYFVTVYTPTFGKTVLKLSTQDALLVTLLVAVSNFIWNPVGGALSDRIGRKPVLLTIAGLSLVTAYPALHWLVAAPSFGKLLAVEMMFSFYFGMYSGTMLGALVEIVPAHVRTTCFSLAFALAAALFGTFTPFASTWLIERTGDKASPGFWLMFAALLGIIAASTVYRGGGKAAPVYDAVPEPVAGH, from the coding sequence ATGGCTGGATCAGCCGCATCGACCAATCCACCCGCGATCAAGTCGCGCATCGGCGCGATCCTTCGCGCGACGTCGGGCAATTTCCTCGAGCAGTTCGACTTCTTCCTGTTCGGCTTCTATGCCGCCGCGATCGGCAAGGCGTTCTTCCCCTCCACCAACGAGACGGCCTCGCTGCTCAACACATTCGGCGTGTTCTGGCTCGGCGCCTTGATGCGACCGGTGGGCGCAATCGTGCTCGGCGCCTATATCGACCGCATCGGCCGCCGCCAAGGCCTGATCGTCACGCTCGGCATCATGGCGTTCGGCACCGTCGTCATCGCGTTCTGCCCGAGCTACGCGACGATCGGCATCGCCGCGCCGATCATCGTGCTGCTCGGCCGGCTGCTGCAGGGCTTCTCGGCGGGCGTCGAGCTCGGCGGCGTGTCGGTGTACCTCGCGGAAATCGCAACGCCCGGCAATCGCGGCTTCTACACCTCGTTTCAATCGTCGAGCCAGCAGGTCGCGATCTTCGTCGCCTCGATCCTCGGCTTCATCCTCTCCGAGGTGATGCCGGCCGACACGGTGGCCGCCTGGGGCTGGCGCATTCCCTTCTTCGTAGGCTGCCTGATCATTCCCCTGATCTTCATCCTGCGGCGGACGCTGGAAGAGACGCCGGCCTTCCTCGCCATGCGGAAGCATCCGACGACGCGCGAGGTGTTCGCCTCCGCACTGAACAATTGGCGCATCGTCGTGCTCGGCATGATGATCGCGATCCTGACCACGACGACGTTCTATTTCGTCACCGTCTACACACCGACCTTCGGCAAGACCGTGCTGAAGCTGTCGACGCAGGACGCGCTGCTGGTGACGCTGCTGGTGGCGGTGAGCAACTTCATCTGGAATCCGGTCGGCGGCGCGCTGTCCGACCGGATCGGCCGCAAGCCGGTGCTGCTCACCATCGCCGGCCTCTCGCTCGTCACCGCCTATCCGGCATTGCATTGGCTGGTGGCGGCGCCGAGCTTCGGCAAGCTGCTCGCGGTCGAGATGATGTTCTCGTTCTATTTCGGCATGTACAGCGGCACCATGTTGGGTGCGCTGGTCGAGATCGTGCCGGCGCATGTGCGCACCACCTGCTTCTCGCTCGCCTTCGCGCTCGCCGCCGCACTGTTCGGCACCTTCACGCCATTCGCCTCGACCTGGCTGATCGAGCGCACCGGCGACAAGGCCTCGCCCGGCTTCTGGCTGATGTTCGCCGCCCTGCTCGGCATCATCGCGGCCTCGACGGTGTATCGCGGTGGCGGCAAGGCGGCGCCGGTTTATGATGCGGTGCCGGAGCCGGTCGCGGGGCATTAG
- a CDS encoding Rieske (2Fe-2S) protein codes for MARHVIAAVDELPPGTRKFLEIDGRPIAVFNIKGKYFGLMNRCPHQGAALCEGPLIGLAQSKDPGEIEYTKIGEIIRCPWHGWEFDIRTGQSYCDPRRFRVKAYPAHVEPGASVVKGPYVAETIPVKVESDYVVVEL; via the coding sequence ATGGCGCGTCATGTGATTGCCGCGGTCGACGAGCTTCCGCCGGGCACGCGAAAATTCCTGGAGATTGACGGGAGGCCGATCGCGGTCTTCAACATCAAGGGTAAATATTTCGGCCTGATGAACCGCTGCCCGCATCAGGGCGCGGCGCTGTGCGAGGGGCCGCTGATCGGGCTCGCGCAATCCAAGGATCCGGGCGAGATCGAATACACCAAGATCGGCGAGATCATCCGCTGCCCCTGGCACGGCTGGGAGTTCGACATCCGCACCGGCCAGTCCTATTGCGACCCCCGCCGCTTCCGCGTGAAGGCCTATCCGGCCCATGTCGAGCCCGGCGCCAGCGTGGTGAAGGGACCGTATGTCGCCGAGACGATCCCGGTGAAGGTCGAGAGCGACTACGTGGTGGTGGAGCTTTAG